The following nucleotide sequence is from Mycobacterium sp. 3519A.
AGGGCGATCAATACCGGATCCAGCCCGATGATCGGAGCGACCGGTGCCAGGATGCCCGCGGAGGTGATCGCCGAGATCGTCACGGAACCCACCGCGACGTGCAGTGCGGCCGCGATCACCCAGACCACAAGCAGCGGTGCGGCGGTGCTGGCGGTGAAGTATTCGCCGAGGATGTCGCCGAGTCCGGCGGCTTTGATGGTGGCGGCCAGCGAGCCACCGACGCCGGTGAGAATCAGGATCTGCCCGCTCTCTTTGAATCCGGTGGCGATCGCGCGCTGAATGGGTTCGGTGCCAAGGACATAACGGCCGACGAAGCTGGTGCCGATCAGTCCGATCAGCAGCGCGATGACAGGGGAGGAGAGGAACTTGACGATCGGATTGTGAACGTCGGCGGCGTCGAGAATCGCGCCGGTGGCGATCAGCACCAGCGAGGTCAGCATCGGGGCGAACAGCACGATCAGCGGTGTCTGGGTCCGGGTGACCGTCGCAGTTGTGGTGGCGACTCCACCGCCTGCATCCGATGTGCTTGTGTCGTCGTCAATTTCGTTGTGCCCTGCTTCTTCACCGAGGAACTCTTGTTCGTCGCGCTCCGGGTTCCACCAGCCGTGGTTGAACAGGAAGGACATGATCGCCACCGAGATCGCGACGGTGGGGATGACCAGGAGCACGCCGAACAGCAGGTACTTGCCCAGTGGCACCCCGAGCAGGCCCGCCAGAGCAAGGGCGCCGACACCGGGAACTGTCAACACGATTCCGCATTCCAGGCCGATGGCCATCGCGGTCGCCATGCGGGCGGTGCCGTTCTTGCCGATCTTCTTCGCGAGGCTACGTCCCAGCGGTGCCGAAATGACAAGCAACACATCGAGAAAGATCGACTGGAGCAAGGTGGCGATCGTCAGTGACATCGCGTAGGGCATGCGGTTGGCACCGAAGATCTTCAACAGTGTCTGCACCAAACGCTGGATCGCGCCGGTCTGTTGCAGTATGGCGCCCATCAGCACGCCGAACGCAATCAGCAGGCCGACTTCGGCCATGATGTCGCCGAACCCCGTCATGATGGCGTCGATGGTCTTGTCCACGCCGAGACCGGCGGCCAGGCCGAGATATGCGGAGCCAACCACCAACGACACGACCGGGTTGAACTTGAATCGCACGATCATGACGACGACCGCGATGATCGCGACCGCGGTGTTGATGACGACGGCGGTATGTGACATGGGTACGGCCCCTTTGCACGTTCGGCTTGGTATGTCACGGCTGGTCACGGGAGATGTGATCCAAGACTCATCCATATTATGAGCACAGACCCACGATATAAGCAAGCACGGACGTCTTTGGTCCGTTCAGCAGGGCATATGTCCCAAAAGTGGCGGGTTACCGTCAAGATGTTTGTGAGCTCAACGGTTGCGGCGACAGCAAGGGGTTTGGCAGTGAGACCTGTACTCGACGAACTGGGCTACTACTTGTTGGCCGGTGCCGGCGGCGAGGGTCCTGCCACGTTGATGGACGAGGCTCGGCGCGGCGAAGAAATGGGCTTCGGCACCGCGTTCATCTCGGAGCGATGGAACGTCAAGGAAGCGTCATCGCTCGTCGGCGCCGCCTGTGCGGTCACCAACCGGATGCAAATCGCCACCGCCGCAACGAATCACAACACCCGACACCCGCTGATCACGGGTTCGTGGGCGACCACCATGCATCGTCTCTCCGGCGGACGGTTCACCCTCGGCCTTGGCCGCGGTATCGCGGCGATGTACGCGGCGTTCGGCATCTCGGCGGTGACCACGGCGCAGATGGAGGACTTCGCCAACGTCATGCGCCGACTGTGGCGCGGCGAGGTGATCTTCAACCACGACGGGCCGATCGGCAACTACCAGGTGCTGTTCCTCGATCCCGATTTCCGCGAGGACATCCGGTTGGCGCTCGTGGCGTTCGGTCCTCAGACTCTGGCGCTGGGCGGGCGGGTCTTCGACGACGTCATCCTGCACACCTACTTCACGCCCGATACGCTGCAGCGCTGCGTGAAGACGGTGAAAGACGCCGCGGAGAAAGCGGGCCGCGATCCCGACAGCGTGCGGGTGTGGTCCTGCTTCGCGACCGTCGGTGATCATCTGCCCGAGGAACTGCGGTTGAAGAAGACCGTGGCCCGGTTGGCGACCTATCTGCAGGGCTACGGCGATCTGCTGGTGAAGACCAACGGCTGGGATCCCGCTGTGCTGCAACGCTTCCGAGAGGACTCCGTCGTCACCTCGATTCCCGGCGGCATCGACCACAAGGCCAGCGCAGAGCAGATCGAGCACATCGCCGGATTGATCCCTGACGAATGGTTGGAGCCGTCAGCCACCGGGTCAGCGCAGCAGTGCGTCGAGCGGATCCGCAAGGAGTTCGACTACGGCGCAGACGCGGTCATCATGCACGGCGCCACTCCCGACGAACTCGAACCGATCGTCGACGCCTACCGCGTGAGCCGGTGATTTGTGTGATGCCTGAGCCGTGGGTGCCGTTGATCCAAACGATCACGAACCGACGCTATCTTTCCGTCGACTTGCCCTCGAACGGCTAACGGCCACCAGACGATAGAGCACCCTTTTCTTGCCTTGGAACGTCCTGAATTTCGACTGCGCAACGTCGGCCACGGCGTTGCAGCAACGACGCTGCCGCAGTTCGCCACGGGCGTAGCCCTGCCCTTGGACCCGCTCGGCCACAGCCGCCCGAATCGTAGATTGAGCCAAAAAAGTCCACTCAAGATTGGCTGTCGGCGACATAGGGGGGTGCAGCCCGCCTCACTAGCGTCTCACCTCATCTCAGAGAAGGGGTTGCGGTGGCCGAAGTCAGCATGCCGGTGCGAGTCAAGGAGTTCCTCGAACAAGAGCAACAGCTCTACATCGGCGGCGGCTTCACCGACTGCTCGGGCGACGTACGTGTACCTGTGCTGGACCCCGCATCCGGTGAACAGATCACCACCGTTGCAGAAGCCACCGCCACTGACATCGATGCTGCGGTCGACGCAGCGCGCAAAGCGTTCGAGTCGCCCGAATGGCGTCAGATGTCTCCGTCAGAACGAGGGCGCATCATCTGGAAGCTCGCCGACCTCATCGAAGAGCACGCCGAGGAGTTCGCCTTCCTCGACTCTTTGGACAACGGCAAACCGATCAGCCTGACGAGGACAGCCGACGTTCCGCTGTCGGTAGACCTGTTCCGCTACATGGCCGGGTGGGCGACGAAGATCGAGGGCAACACCATAGACCACGGTGTTCCGTATGCGCCCACAAGCAAATTCTTCACTTACACCCGCAAGGTCCCGGTAGGGGTTGTCGCACAAATCATTCCGTGGAATTACCCGCTGATGATGGCGGCCTATAAGCTCGCGCCCGCGTTCGCGGCCGGCTGCACCGTTGTGCTCAAGCCGGCTGAGCAGACGCCGCTCTCTGTCCTGTACCTGGCGGATCTGGTCCGTGAGGCAGGGTTCCCGTCGGGCGTGTACAACGTGGTCACTGGCTACGGCGAGTCGGTCGGGGATTATCTGAGTCGCCACCCCGGCATCGACAAGGTCGCCTTCACCGGGTCGACCGAGGTCGGGCGCCTCATCGTCCACAATGCCGCGGAGTCGCTCAAACGGGTTTCACTGGAGCTGGGCGGCAAATCACCGAACATCATCTTCGACGACGCCGACCTCGACGTCGCGATCCCGAAGGCAGCCCAAGCGATCTTCTTCAATCAAGGCCAGGCGTGCTGCGCTGGCTCGCGGTTATTTGTGCACCGCAGCGTGTTAGACGAGGTGGTGGAAGGCATTTCAAAGCTCGCCGCGGCAATGCCGATGGGACGTGG
It contains:
- a CDS encoding GntP family permease, with protein sequence MSHTAVVINTAVAIIAVVVMIVRFKFNPVVSLVVGSAYLGLAAGLGVDKTIDAIMTGFGDIMAEVGLLIAFGVLMGAILQQTGAIQRLVQTLLKIFGANRMPYAMSLTIATLLQSIFLDVLLVISAPLGRSLAKKIGKNGTARMATAMAIGLECGIVLTVPGVGALALAGLLGVPLGKYLLFGVLLVIPTVAISVAIMSFLFNHGWWNPERDEQEFLGEEAGHNEIDDDTSTSDAGGGVATTTATVTRTQTPLIVLFAPMLTSLVLIATGAILDAADVHNPIVKFLSSPVIALLIGLIGTSFVGRYVLGTEPIQRAIATGFKESGQILILTGVGGSLAATIKAAGLGDILGEYFTASTAAPLLVVWVIAAALHVAVGSVTISAITSAGILAPVAPIIGLDPVLIALAAGAGSLFAVHVTSNTFWLLQSLLGQSTRGALKTVTVGVSVASVVAILLILPMSVLF
- a CDS encoding TIGR03857 family LLM class F420-dependent oxidoreductase — encoded protein: MRPVLDELGYYLLAGAGGEGPATLMDEARRGEEMGFGTAFISERWNVKEASSLVGAACAVTNRMQIATAATNHNTRHPLITGSWATTMHRLSGGRFTLGLGRGIAAMYAAFGISAVTTAQMEDFANVMRRLWRGEVIFNHDGPIGNYQVLFLDPDFREDIRLALVAFGPQTLALGGRVFDDVILHTYFTPDTLQRCVKTVKDAAEKAGRDPDSVRVWSCFATVGDHLPEELRLKKTVARLATYLQGYGDLLVKTNGWDPAVLQRFREDSVVTSIPGGIDHKASAEQIEHIAGLIPDEWLEPSATGSAQQCVERIRKEFDYGADAVIMHGATPDELEPIVDAYRVSR
- a CDS encoding aldehyde dehydrogenase family protein codes for the protein MAEVSMPVRVKEFLEQEQQLYIGGGFTDCSGDVRVPVLDPASGEQITTVAEATATDIDAAVDAARKAFESPEWRQMSPSERGRIIWKLADLIEEHAEEFAFLDSLDNGKPISLTRTADVPLSVDLFRYMAGWATKIEGNTIDHGVPYAPTSKFFTYTRKVPVGVVAQIIPWNYPLMMAAYKLAPAFAAGCTVVLKPAEQTPLSVLYLADLVREAGFPSGVYNVVTGYGESVGDYLSRHPGIDKVAFTGSTEVGRLIVHNAAESLKRVSLELGGKSPNIIFDDADLDVAIPKAAQAIFFNQGQACCAGSRLFVHRSVLDEVVEGISKLAAAMPMGRGQDDEVELGPLISREQVDRVSQFVATAKTDGGMVTGGDLVEPGYFMRPAVITDLPNTSKAVQDEIFGPVVAVIPFDTEEEVIREANNTSYGLAAAIWTRDVSRAHRVSDALDAGTVWVNTYHIYDAALPFGGFKQSGWGREMGHEVFNSYTETKTVCIELHPR